In a genomic window of Euzebyales bacterium:
- a CDS encoding ANTAR domain-containing protein, whose amino-acid sequence RTPAPFSAEDFSVAELYAGQAGVALANLETHEAAVELAAQLRRALDSRAVIEQAKGILMASRGVNADVAFETLVTASQHENRKLHDIAIAVVDTVLGW is encoded by the coding sequence CCCGTACGCCGGCGCCGTTCTCCGCGGAGGACTTCTCGGTCGCCGAGCTCTACGCCGGCCAGGCCGGCGTGGCATTGGCCAACCTCGAAACTCACGAAGCCGCCGTCGAGCTCGCCGCGCAACTGCGTCGAGCACTCGACTCCCGCGCAGTCATCGAACAGGCCAAGGGCATCCTCATGGCGAGCCGCGGCGTGAACGCGGACGTAGCGTTCGAAACGCTCGTCACTGCGTCGCAACACGAGAACCGCAAGCTGCATGACATCGCGATCGCCGTGGTCGATACCGTCCTCGGCTGGTGA
- a CDS encoding ABC transporter permease, whose protein sequence is MTQLLYAFADGAIVAKRNLIKIKRVPDLIVFTTLSPIMFVLLFGYVFGSAIDVPGGVSYREFLMAGIFAQTVIFGSTITGAGLAEDMQKGIIDRFRSLPMSRSAVLLGRTASDIVNNIIVVAVMSVTGLAIGWRIHTSVLEALAGFALLLLFAYAISWMMAWVGLLVPSPEVVNNASFITIFPLTFIANTFVPVDGFPTVLRTFAYWNPVSAVVQATRELFGNTNPAFPPPDVWPLQHPVLYSLLWVVIILAVFVPLAVRQYKRAASR, encoded by the coding sequence ATGACGCAGCTGCTGTATGCCTTCGCCGACGGTGCGATCGTCGCGAAGCGCAACCTGATCAAGATCAAGCGCGTGCCCGATCTGATCGTCTTCACGACCCTGTCGCCGATCATGTTCGTGCTGCTGTTCGGCTACGTCTTCGGCAGCGCGATCGACGTGCCGGGCGGGGTCAGCTATCGCGAGTTCCTGATGGCGGGCATCTTCGCGCAGACGGTCATCTTCGGCTCGACCATCACCGGTGCAGGGCTCGCCGAGGACATGCAGAAGGGCATCATCGACCGGTTCCGCTCGCTGCCGATGTCACGCTCGGCGGTGCTCCTCGGCCGCACCGCCAGCGACATCGTCAACAACATCATCGTGGTCGCCGTGATGTCGGTGACCGGGCTGGCGATCGGCTGGCGGATCCACACGTCGGTCCTCGAGGCGCTCGCAGGCTTCGCGCTCCTGCTGCTGTTCGCCTACGCCATCTCGTGGATGATGGCGTGGGTGGGGCTGCTGGTCCCGAGCCCCGAGGTCGTCAACAACGCGTCGTTCATCACGATCTTCCCGCTGACCTTCATCGCGAACACGTTCGTGCCGGTCGACGGGTTCCCGACCGTGCTGCGGACGTTCGCCTACTGGAACCCGGTGTCGGCGGTCGTCCAGGCGACCCGTGAGCTGTTCGGCAACACCAACCCGGCGTTCCCTCCGCCCGACGTGTGGCCGCTGCAGCATCCCGTCCTCTACAGCCTGCTGTGGGTGGTCATCATCCTTGCCGTGTTCGTGCCGCTCGCGGTGCGCCAGTACAAGCGGGCCGCCAGCCGCTGA